The Sporosarcina sp. Marseille-Q4943 genome includes the window CGTGAGGCTTTTGACGTAATCCGGAAATCTCTTCGCAAATACTAGTCCGACTAGCGCTCCTAATGAGCACCCGACAATATGTGCCTGTTGGATGTTCAAATGGAGCATAGTTTCGAGCAAGTCGTTGGCCGTGTCTTCAAAGTAGCTATGGATATCCAATTCTTCAATCATAGATTTGCCATGCCCCCGCAAATCGGGAAGGACGACTTTATACGTTTCTTGTAGCTGTTTACGTTGGTATACGAAATCCGTTTCCCCAGTTTGAAGTCCGGTATGCAAGAAGATTACTGGGTGTCCTTCTCCGTAAACGGATGTGTGAAGAATCACCTTCTCAACCCCTTTCTCCTATCGCATCGAGACTGTCCCAGAAATAAGCAATCTCCTTAAATTCTTCTCCCCCTATATCGATCAACGCCTCATCAATAGGTTGTCCGCCAAGTGATTCATAGAACTTTTTTGATGTATTTTGTTCAAGCACCCATACTAGCATCGAAGTAAATCCTTGTTCTTTCAGGTTTTGTGCATTTGCTTGCATCAGTTTCTTACCAATCCCCTGGCCTTGAACTTCATGCAGTAAATAAATTGCATATAACTCCCCATCTGCGTCGTATTTGCCCGTGCGTTCTTTGCCTCCTGTAGCAAAACCGACAATTTTGCCACTTTCGCTTTCAGCAACATATAATGCATTTTTCCCAATGCCTCTGCGCCAATTTTCGGCACGCTGTTCGTACGATAAGTCTTGAAGAACGGACTCGGAAACAATCCCTTTGTAAGTTGTCCTCCAGCTATCGACGTGGACACGTGCAATTCCTTCTGCATCACCTTGTACAGCCTCTCTGATTCTCATGTCATTCCCCCTCGGACACTATTAAATATAGTTTACAGTAAATAGAGAAGTAATAGTATTAATTTTACAAATAGTCTTCCGCATTTATCTTTCAACAAAGATATCGATCATTTCCCAAAAGTTATCGTTCATTTCCCGGAACTTATCGTCATTTAATGACTTTAGGCCTACTGAAGTACAGCGAAAAACCGCCACATTGCCATTTCAATGTGACGGCCCGATTCAAGCAAATCTGCGGTGAACTTTTTTTCCATCGTATGAAAACACGACTTGCTTATTATCCACGTACGTCTCCAAATGAACGATGCGACCCCATAGTTGGTGGATATACGGGAGGACGTTTTCCAAATACGGCACATCCAACTCCGTCTCTTCGTATTTATGCACCAAGTAGAGCTCCCCGTTTCGAACGTAATCCCCGTCATGTACGACAATATAAGGGAAGCCCCCGTTCACCCGCTGCGCAATGAGGCGGTCTTGCACGTTCCGATATTCCTTATCCGTAATTTTATAATGACTTCCTTTTTTCTCGAATATATACATGTCTTCCCTTTGAACGAGCTCTTTCGTCAAGTAGTTCCGGATGAACGAAATGTCGGAGTCCATCTCCCTCACTTCGAACATTTTCTCCCTGCCGGAACCGGGCTTCACCCCTAATTCAATCATCTCTTCCGTCGGATGATCGTACCGCCGCTCGATATCCTCAAAGATCTTCAGTCCTAAATAATATGGATTGATTGACGTTCTGGAAGGCTGGATGACATTCGCGTTCAATTTTGCGAACTCGATCGTTTCGTCGGTTGTCAGATCCATTTCCCTTAAAATCCGCTGGTGCCAGTACGTCGCCCATCCTTCATTCATGATCTTCGTTTCCATTTGCGGCCAGAAATAAAGCATCTCTTCACGGATCATTGTCAGAATGTCTCTTTGCCATTCTTCCAATTCCCGACTGTTTTCCAAAATGAACAGCAATATATCCTTCTCAGGGGAGGCAGGCGTCTTTTTCCGTTTCGTTTCCGTCGGCGGTTTCAGCTTCTTATGGTCCATTCCCCATAAATCATCGTATTCCGTTTTCCGGATCAACGGCACATTGTCTTCTTGCTCCACTTCTTCATTCCCATGACGCCATCTGACAAGTGAAGGGTCGATATGCTCCTGGATTGCGAGCACTGCGTCTAAAAAGCGTTCAACCTCTTCGTTACCATAAACCATTTCATATTGGGCGATCCGTTCAGCGGTTGCTGTCATGCTTTCGACCATGTCCCGTCTTGTATTCGCGAACCGGGCATTATTTTTGAAGAAATCGCAATGGGCCAGGACATGTGCGATGATCAGCTTGTTTTGGATTAATGTATTGCTTTCAAGTAGGAATGCATAGCAAGGATTGGAATTGATGACGAGCTCGTATATTTGGCTGAGGCCCAAATCGTATTGCAGCTTCATTTTATGGAACTGTTTGCCGAAGCTCCAATGTGAAAACCGTGTCGGCATTCCATATGCACCAAATGTATAGATGATATCCGCCGGACAGATTTCGTAGCGCATCGGGTAGAAATCCAACCCGAAACCTTTGGCAATCTCCGTAATTTCTTCCACAGCATATTGAAGTGCCTTGTGCTGTGTCATACGGATCCCTCCAGCTGTTTATGGAAGAACCTTTTCAATGCGTAGTAGACATCCTTGTTTTCCTTCAGAACATAATGACGGAATTTCGGATCGTCGATTTTTTGATACGTATTCATTAACGTGGAATATCTGCTATGTGCATTCACTTCCCCGTAGCCGAACATATTCGATACTTCCATGAGCTGCTCTACTAACGACATGCATTTTCCGTTATCCGAAGACATATTTTCCCCATCCGAGAAATGGAAAGGATAAATATTATAGCGGGACGGATTATATTTTTGGGTAATGAGCTCGAGCGCTTTTTCATAGGCAGTCGAGCAAATCGTCCCCCCGCTCTCCCCCTTCGAGAAAAAGTCGACTTCCGATACGACTTTCGCAATTGTATGATGGGCAATGAATTCGATATCCACTTTTTCATATTTCGTCCGCAAAAACTTCGTCATCCAGAAGTAGAAGCTTCTCGCCATATATTTTTCAAAATTGCCCATCGAAGCGCTCGTATCCATCATCATGAGCACGACCGCTTTCGATTGCGGCTTTACGACTTCATCCCACGTCTTGAAACGAAGATCATCATTATAGATCGGCATGATTTCTGCATTGCCTTCCATTGCATTCCGTTTGAATGCTGCGATGATCGTCCTCTTTTTATCAATATTGCCGAGGAGCCCTTTCTTCCGTATGTCATTGAACTGAATGTCCTCTTCAGTAATTTCCGCTTGTTCCCTTTTTTCTAGATTCGGCAGTTCAAGCTCTTTGAATAATGTCTCTTCGATCTCTGCTATCGACACTTCCGCTTCATAGTAATCCTGGCCCGGCTTATCGCCTGCCTGTTTGCCTTTTCCAGCACTTTGGCTGCCATCACTCGCGACAATGTCCCCCACCTGACTATCCCCGCCACCTTGGCCGACATGCTTCGACTTGCTATGGTTATAACGGATTTTGTATTCATCCAATGATCGTATCGGGATTTTTATGACGTCCTTGCCATCCGACATGACAATGCTTTCTTCACTGATCAATTCGGGCAAATTGTTGTGGATCGCTTTCTTAACTTTATCCAGATGACGTTTCTGATCCTGATATCCTTTTCGGTGAAGCGACCAGTTTTCCTGGGAGACGACAAAAGATTCGCTCTGCTCTTCTTGCATTTCTATTCACCTACTCCAGTCCACTCATTTTTTTATTATATGCAACGACTGGCGGTTCTTGATATGGGTGGATTCGATTACCGGTTCAAAAGACTGCCGACGTACCGTAACAATTCATTTGCCGAAATGGAATTATAGCCATATTCATCAATGAGCCTTGCGACGACTTCGTTTATTTTTTTCAAGTGTGTCTCGTCAGGCATCGCCGATGAAGTTGTAATTTTGACAACATCCTTCAAGTCGGCAAATAATTTCTTCTGGATTGCCTCACGAAGCCGCTCATGGGATTTGTAATCGAACCGTTTGCCTTTCCTTGCATAGGCGGAAATACGGATGAGAATTTCTTCGCGGAAAGTCCTCTTCGCGTTTTCAGAGATTCCGATCTGCTCTTCAATCGAGCGCATCAGCTTCTCGTCCGGATTCATCTCTTCGCCAGTAAGAGGATCTTTCAGCTTATGTTTATTGCAAAATGCTTCGACATTATCCAAGTAATTATCCATCAATGTCCGGGCAGACTCTTCATAGGAATAGACGAATGCCTTTTGAACTTCCTTCTTCGCAATATCATCGAATTCTTTGCGCGCAATCGATATATAATTCAAGTATTCTTCTTTATCGTCCTTGGAAATGGAAGCATGCTGATCCAACCCTTCTTTTAAGGAACGAAGTACATCGAGTGCATTGATGGCATCCACTTCTTTCCGGATGATTGCCGACGAAATCCGGTTGATGACATATCTCGGATCGATGCCGTCCATGCCTTCATTCGGGAATTCCTTTTTCAGCTCTTCCAAGTCGGCACTATTGAAGCCTTCCACATTTTCGCCGTCATACAACCGCATTTTCTTCACGATATCGATGCCTTGCTTCTTCGATATTTTCAAGCGCGTCAATACGGAGAAGATGGCGGCGACTCGGAGGGCATGCGGGGCGATATGCACATGCGCCATATCGCTTTCACGTATCATTTTTTCATAGATTTTCTCTTCCTGGCTCACTTTCAAGTTATAAGGAATCGGCATGACAATGATTCTTGAATGTAGGGCCTCGTTCTTTTTATTGGAAATGAAGGCTCGATATTCAGTTTCATTCGTATGCGCGACGATCAATTCGTCCGCACTGATCAAGGCAAATCTGCCCGCTTTGAAGTTCCCTTCTTGCGTAAGTGATAATAGATGCCATAGGAACTTTTCATCGAGCTTCAACATTTCCTGGAATTCCATCATTCCACGGTTCGCCTTGTTTAACTCGCCGTCGAAACGATAAGCGCGGGGATCGGATTCGGAGCCGTATTCGGCAATTGTCGAAAAGTCGATGCTTCCGGTCAAATCTGCAATATCTTGGGATTTCGGATCAGAAGGTGTGAATGTTCCGATTCCCACCCGCTTATCTTCCGAGAAAAAGATTCTCTCAACGAGGACGTCTTCAATCCGTCCGTCATATTCTTTTTCGAGGCGCATCGTATTTAACGGCGAGAGGCTACCTTCAATCCGAATCCCAAATTCTTTGTAGAAATCATCACGTAAATAGTCCGGAATCAAATGTAATGGATCTTCATGCATCGGACATCCTTTAATGGCATAGACAGCACCTTCATCCGTCCTTGAAAATTGCTCCAATCCTCTTTTCAACAGTGTGACAATAGTCGATTTACCACCGCTTACGGGACCCATGAGTAGTAGGATCCTCTTTCGTACATCGAGCCGTTTTGCTGCTGGATGAAAGTATTCGTTCACAAGCCGCTCAATTGTATCCTCAAGACCGTAAATTTCATTTTCGAAAAAGCGGAATTTTGTATAACCGTTTTCTTTCGTTTCACCATGGCTCTTGATCATTTCATACACTCTCGAATGTGCCGTTTGCGCGACTTCTTTACGTTCCCTTAAGATGTCTAAGTAATCGGCGAAGGTACCTTCCCACTTCAACTTGCTCTCTTCTTCACGGAAATGTTCCAACTTACGTAAAATGTCCATTCATTTCCCTCCATTCAGGGCCTGGTTTCAATCATTGTATGCGGGGAAGCTCTGTAAAATGAGCCTTACAAAACAAGCGGCTAAACGAATATACTCGTTTAGCCGCCTCAGCTTGTTGACAAACGCTCGCATACTGCGTTGCTCGCCTCGCTCGTCCCATCATGAACTATAGTTCTATTCGGGTCTTCGCTCGACTTCGCGCCTTGTCTGGCAAGCGTTTTCAAGCCAAGCTGAAGGAGACACCTATTCATTCCTACAAACTCTAAAAAGACTGTAGACAAAGAAAAAAATGCTTTGTCTACAGTCTTAAGTGACGCCTGCATCAGTTTTCTGGATATGTTTTTCTTAGAAATATGATTGATTGGTTGATGAGCTGTTGCAACACTTCGATATCGATATCGTCCACTTTATTAATGTACACGCACGCTTTTCCGGTAGTATGCTTTCCGAATTTGGCGAGGAGTGCTTCACGCTCGGTGTCCCCCGGAGCGAAGTAGAGGCTTATTTTCGCCTTACGGGGCGAGAAACCGACTAACGGTGCGTCCCCTTCATGCCCGGTTTTATAGACATAATGGTACGATCCGAAGCCGATGATGCTCGGCCCCCACATTTTTGCCTCATAGCCGGTCGTTTCGGTGAAGATGTCCAACAAACGGTAAGCGTCCTCCCGTTTTTTCGAACTGTCTACAGCTTCAATGAATTCAATAACACTCGCGTCTGTTTCTTTCGTTTTTTGTTCGTACATTCTGTATCCTCCCTCCTATATTTCTGAATGGTGCAATTACTTGATATTGTGCCAAAGTTATACTAACGTTAAATGCACACTAACTCCTTTATTTACGTACTACTATATAGGTTGTTTGACCGTAGCGCAAAACGGAAATAATTTATCTTGACTAGGTAGTTTTTTACTCTATAATTAAAATGATTTTCCCGATTTTGTCGAAAAAAGGAGTGATATTCGGGTTGGAAAATAAGCTGAAGTTATACGGCTTTAACAACCTCACCAAAACACTTAGCTTCAACATCTATGATGTGAGCTATGCAAAAAGTGAGCGGGAGCAAAAAGATTATATTGCCTATATCGATGAGCAGTACAATTCCGAACGATTGACGAACATTCTCTATCATGTCACGGAAATCATCGGAGCCCATGTGTTAAATGTGAGCAAACAAGATTATGATCCGCAAGGCGCAAGTGTCACCATCCTTATTACAGAGGAGACACTTCCAGTCGCGCTGATCGATGAATCTTGCAATCGGGGGGCAATTGACATTTTGAAGACCCGGGATTCGGTTGTTGGTCATTTGGACAAAAGCCATGTCACCGTCCATACGTATCCTGAATATCACCCGGATAATTCAATCGCCACTTTCCGTGTCGATATCGAAGTATCGACTTGCGGTGAAATTTCCCCATTGAACGCATTGGATTACCTAATTGGCAGCTTCGATTCGGACATTATCACGACAGATTATCGCGTACGCGGGTTTACTCGGGATGATAGAGGGAAGAAGTTATTTATGGACCATAAGATGACGTCGATCCAAGATTATATCGACAGTGAGACGTTGCAAAAATATGATGCCATCGATGTCAATGTATATCAATCAAATATATTCCATACAAAGCTGCTGATCAAAGACATCAATTTACAAAATTACCTTTTCAATACGGATGTGTACGAAATCCCTCCGAAAGAAAGGCTGAATATCACAAACAATTTACGTAAAGAGATGATTGAAATTTTCAGCGGTTCCAACATATACGAAGAGTGAGAGGACGGTGGTGAACATTCTTTCACAAGAGAAAGCCCCGATTATGGAGGCTCTAAACAATTACAAGAAGATGCGGGTCGTTCCTTTTGATGTCCCCGGCCATAAACGTGGCAGAGGAAACGAGGAACTGACCGCTTTTTTAGGTGAGAATTGCATGACAGTGGATGTCAACTCTATGAAGCCATTGGATAATTTGATTCACCCTGTTTCTGTCATCCGGGAAGCCGAGGAGCTTGCAGCTGAAGCGTTCGGAGCGAAGCATGCCTTTTTCATGGTGAATGGAACGACTTCAGCCGTCCAAGCGATGGTGATGACAGCATGCAAGGCAGGCGAAAAGATCATCATGCCCCGGAATGTGCACCGAAGTGCTATCAATGCACTCATCCTAAGCGGAGCTGTCCCTGTCTATGTCAATCCGGGTGTTAACAATGAACTCGGGATTCCTTTAGGAATGTCCGTGAAAGACGTTGAGAGAGCAATCCTTGAGCATCCAGATGCAAAAGCGATTCTCATCAACAACCCGACGTATTACGGAATCTGTTCGAATATGCAGGCAATCACAGATCTTGCCCATCGACATGGAATGCTCGTCCTTGTTGACGAAGCACATGGAACGCACTTTTATTTCAGTGACGACCTGCCTGCTTCTGCAATGTCGGTCG containing:
- the yhbH gene encoding sporulation protein YhbH → MQEEQSESFVVSQENWSLHRKGYQDQKRHLDKVKKAIHNNLPELISEESIVMSDGKDVIKIPIRSLDEYKIRYNHSKSKHVGQGGGDSQVGDIVASDGSQSAGKGKQAGDKPGQDYYEAEVSIAEIEETLFKELELPNLEKREQAEITEEDIQFNDIRKKGLLGNIDKKRTIIAAFKRNAMEGNAEIMPIYNDDLRFKTWDEVVKPQSKAVVLMMMDTSASMGNFEKYMARSFYFWMTKFLRTKYEKVDIEFIAHHTIAKVVSEVDFFSKGESGGTICSTAYEKALELITQKYNPSRYNIYPFHFSDGENMSSDNGKCMSLVEQLMEVSNMFGYGEVNAHSRYSTLMNTYQKIDDPKFRHYVLKENKDVYYALKRFFHKQLEGSV
- a CDS encoding SpoVR family protein codes for the protein MTQHKALQYAVEEITEIAKGFGLDFYPMRYEICPADIIYTFGAYGMPTRFSHWSFGKQFHKMKLQYDLGLSQIYELVINSNPCYAFLLESNTLIQNKLIIAHVLAHCDFFKNNARFANTRRDMVESMTATAERIAQYEMVYGNEEVERFLDAVLAIQEHIDPSLVRWRHGNEEVEQEDNVPLIRKTEYDDLWGMDHKKLKPPTETKRKKTPASPEKDILLFILENSRELEEWQRDILTMIREEMLYFWPQMETKIMNEGWATYWHQRILREMDLTTDETIEFAKLNANVIQPSRTSINPYYLGLKIFEDIERRYDHPTEEMIELGVKPGSGREKMFEVREMDSDISFIRNYLTKELVQREDMYIFEKKGSHYKITDKEYRNVQDRLIAQRVNGGFPYIVVHDGDYVRNGELYLVHKYEETELDVPYLENVLPYIHQLWGRIVHLETYVDNKQVVFSYDGKKVHRRFA
- the speD gene encoding adenosylmethionine decarboxylase, encoding MENKLKLYGFNNLTKTLSFNIYDVSYAKSEREQKDYIAYIDEQYNSERLTNILYHVTEIIGAHVLNVSKQDYDPQGASVTILITEETLPVALIDESCNRGAIDILKTRDSVVGHLDKSHVTVHTYPEYHPDNSIATFRVDIEVSTCGEISPLNALDYLIGSFDSDIITTDYRVRGFTRDDRGKKLFMDHKMTSIQDYIDSETLQKYDAIDVNVYQSNIFHTKLLIKDINLQNYLFNTDVYEIPPKERLNITNNLRKEMIEIFSGSNIYEE
- a CDS encoding GNAT family N-acetyltransferase, with product MRIREAVQGDAEGIARVHVDSWRTTYKGIVSESVLQDLSYEQRAENWRRGIGKNALYVAESESGKIVGFATGGKERTGKYDADGELYAIYLLHEVQGQGIGKKLMQANAQNLKEQGFTSMLVWVLEQNTSKKFYESLGGQPIDEALIDIGGEEFKEIAYFWDSLDAIGERG
- a CDS encoding DUF1801 domain-containing protein, which codes for MYEQKTKETDASVIEFIEAVDSSKKREDAYRLLDIFTETTGYEAKMWGPSIIGFGSYHYVYKTGHEGDAPLVGFSPRKAKISLYFAPGDTEREALLAKFGKHTTGKACVYINKVDDIDIEVLQQLINQSIIFLRKTYPEN
- a CDS encoding PrkA family serine protein kinase; protein product: MDILRKLEHFREEESKLKWEGTFADYLDILRERKEVAQTAHSRVYEMIKSHGETKENGYTKFRFFENEIYGLEDTIERLVNEYFHPAAKRLDVRKRILLLMGPVSGGKSTIVTLLKRGLEQFSRTDEGAVYAIKGCPMHEDPLHLIPDYLRDDFYKEFGIRIEGSLSPLNTMRLEKEYDGRIEDVLVERIFFSEDKRVGIGTFTPSDPKSQDIADLTGSIDFSTIAEYGSESDPRAYRFDGELNKANRGMMEFQEMLKLDEKFLWHLLSLTQEGNFKAGRFALISADELIVAHTNETEYRAFISNKKNEALHSRIIVMPIPYNLKVSQEEKIYEKMIRESDMAHVHIAPHALRVAAIFSVLTRLKISKKQGIDIVKKMRLYDGENVEGFNSADLEELKKEFPNEGMDGIDPRYVINRISSAIIRKEVDAINALDVLRSLKEGLDQHASISKDDKEEYLNYISIARKEFDDIAKKEVQKAFVYSYEESARTLMDNYLDNVEAFCNKHKLKDPLTGEEMNPDEKLMRSIEEQIGISENAKRTFREEILIRISAYARKGKRFDYKSHERLREAIQKKLFADLKDVVKITTSSAMPDETHLKKINEVVARLIDEYGYNSISANELLRYVGSLLNR